A stretch of the Fusarium musae strain F31 chromosome 2, whole genome shotgun sequence genome encodes the following:
- a CDS encoding hypothetical protein (EggNog:ENOG41) yields MKYYQPIDPEDQENEADNIFEKYLERFCLNMEYHKDNFKADCREVRDGLREKLRCKLKQLRGSRRRRIERRQTWAEIQV; encoded by the exons ATGAAGTATTACCAACCTATCGACCCTGAAGACCAGGAGAACGAGGCGGATAATATCTTCGAGAAGTACCTTGAGCGCTTCTGCCTCAATATGGAGTACCACAAAGACAACTTCAAGGCCGACTGCAGGGAGGTCCGTGATGGACTCCGAGAAAAGCTCCGCTGCAAGCTCAAGCAGCTCCGGGGGTCCAGGCGTCGTCGTATTGAACGTCGAC AAACCTGGGCTGAGATCCAGGTGTAG
- a CDS encoding hypothetical protein (EggNog:ENOG41): protein MLRYLPFAPSTTPLQALTYLLGISLFSISFLVFLNSSVSFVITDLIGQKEGVGDVVGTLGFVDELVALVACPGWGLVSDRLGVRWVAVIGYGIIGVSLALFVQAKTVYPQLLLARVLFAIGASAANNEEDEAQARIKALHNATARSSIAFSVESEATITQERYTQSISEPSTTDTADTAAGRPSKLAGFVGLFTGCGALVALTLFLPLPARFGENKGTTPAEAVSYSFYVVAGVALAVSIFVAIGLRNIKGEEGKGWRMLLGLKNDDESSDGNGRERRIYKLAPYLHLMKDSVFLGFVDSRIGLGYVGGFVARASSVAISLFIPLYVNTFYISNGFCKGSPHDSSPELKEECRAAYVLSSILTGVAQLMGLICAPIFGYLASRTGRINYPIVVSTVFGIVGYIALPQLSSPEIKDVDGRGGSPVIFFIVSLLGISQIGAIVCSLGSLGRGVLAVELPRTARPESLLQPEEYESANDESRPLISITTDQESVPRTRLKGSIAGVYSLYGGFAILLLTKLGGFLFDKLSNGAPFYMMAIFNAVLLAFSLGMDASHTFSHRV, encoded by the exons ATGTTGCGATATCTACCATTTGCGCCGTCGACGACGCCTCTCCAGGCACTGACGTACCTTCTCGGCATATCGctcttctcgatctcctttcttgtcttcttgAACAGCTCTGTTTCTTTTGTTATCACCGACCTGATTGGGCAGAAGGAGggcgttggtgatgtcgTGGGGACTCTGGGCTTCGTCGATGAGCTCGTTGCGCTCGTTGCTTGTCCAGGATGGGGTCTTGTGTCGGATCGTCTGGGTGTTAGATGGGTTGCTGTCATTGGGTACGGGATAATCGGCGTCTCGCTGGCTCTGTTTGTGCAGGCCAAGACCGTATATCCCCAATTGTTGCTGGCTCGCGTGTTATTCGCAATCGGCGCATCTGCAGC CAAcaacgaggaggatgaagcccAAGCCAGAATTAAAGCTCTCCACAATGCGACAGCCCGAAGCAGCATTGCCTTCTCTGTCGAATCCGAAGCGACAATCACCCAGGAACGATACACGCAGTCTATTTCTGAGCCAAGCACAACAGATACCGCCGATACTGCTGCAGGAAGGCCATCCAAGCTAGCGGGATTCGTTGGATTGTTTACGGGATGTGGTGCACTTGTCGCACTGACGCTGTTCCTCCCACTCCCAGCGCGATTTGGCGAGAATAAAGGCACTACCCCCGCTGAGGCGGTATCGTATAGCTTCTACGTTGTTGCGGGTGTCGCATTGGCCGTGTCTATTTTTGTTGCGATCGGCCTGCGCAACATCAAAGGTGAGGAGGGCAAGGGTTGGCGAATGCTCTTGGGACTGAAGAACGATGACGAATCGAGTGATGGAAACGGTCGTGAGCGACGT ATATACAAGCTTGCGCCGTATCTCCACCTCATGAAAGACTCAGttttccttggcttcgttgATTCACGAATCGGACTTGGCTATGTTGGCGGTTTTGTTGCCCGAGCTTCAAGCGTTGCTATCTCACTCTTCATCCCTCTTTACGTCAACACATTCTACATAAGCAACGGGTTCTGTAAAGGCTCACCTCACGATTCGTCACCCGAACTCAAGGAGGAGTGCAGGGCTGCATATGTCCTGTCTTCTATTCTTACTGGTGTGGCGCAACTCATGGGCCTTATTTGCGCTCCCATCTTCGGATACCTTGCCAGTCGAACTGGTCGCATCAACTACCCCATCGTCGTGTCTACCGTTTTTGGTATCGTTGGCTACATCGCCCTTCCACAGCTCTCCAGTCCTGAAATCAAGGACGTAGATGGCCGAGGCGGTAGTCCCGTAATCTTCTTTATTGTTTCACTCCTTGGTATCAGCCAGATCGGCGCTATCGTTTGCAGTCTTGGTTCTCTCGGCCGTGGTGTTCTTGCAGTTGAGCTGCCTCGAACCGCCCGCCCAGAAAGCCTACTCCAGCCAGAAGAGTACGAATCAGCCAACGACGAGAGCCGGCCTCTCATTAGCATTACGACAGACCAAGAGTCAGTCCCTCGCACCCGCCTCAAAGGCTCTATTGCAGGCGTGTATTCTTTGTATGGCGGCTTTGCCATCTTGCTGCTTACGAAGCTAGGGGGCTTCCTCTTTGACAAGCTCTCCAACGGGGCGCCTTTCTACATGATGGCCATTTTTAACGCTGTTTTGCTGGCATTCTCTCTTGGAATGGATGCTTCGCACACATTTTCACATCGGGTGTAA
- a CDS encoding hypothetical protein (BUSCO:EOG0926248P) → MVGKVSERVLLREGLERTDNGMKLTTWPDVTPINQKNYYTDYMKRDDQILALRLQSDATRDRLVQSARDRDRALSKTANGELPLPVADLPDEDGATIPSAGLDPSRVIVIHPGSQNLRIGFASDALPKTIPMTLATKFPQTESEMYEALPRRQFEAKTPDQQYGEEWSKKYNKMCNDLKVEMRANKRKVLPNSKELVQTFNRRTEPEVIQKHNDPLEIEWTDIETLDDPDSLASCFIGHQAERVPDDSNPKFKLWWPIQHGQWNEDGYTSQEHMYDDFETLLDKALRQELGLKTNSEWQQYSCVFVIPDLYDKKYVEQILRSCMTWFEFSRVCFVQEGMAATFGAGYTQACVVDVGAQKTAVTCVEDGLVIEDSRINLKYGGYDITDTFLKMMLYDNFPYQDMNLRRRYDFLLAEELKIKHCTMSQADISVQLFNFHVRAPNQPTRKYAFKTYDEVILAPMGVYDPAIFDNSAKLRGRRKLVERSYNAYDVDIPDDPTSAAQLAILALVQPSITSNANGFTLSQPDISTPIKENKQFNFLGAKESMTNGTPMGSHAGSPAPEGANTPLPYVFGKDREGVNGGSPAPNGSRAGGTPNPGQTQPPAGMFVDAAARTAKSMAAERDAVLPVAPLDIAILTSIQNAAKGDEKKLRDLLGSIMVIGGGAKIPHFTVVLEEKIKARRPELSDRILVSRSARDMDEQVVTWKGASVFAKLSTNDSWITPFEFERLGARTLHHKVLWAW, encoded by the exons atggttGGAAAAGTCAGCGAAAGAGTCCTCCTACGGGAAG GTCTCGAGAGAACTGACAATGGCATGAAGCTGACGACATGGCCTGATGTCACTCCGATTAATCAGAAAAACTATTATAC TGATTACATGAAGCGCGATGACCAAATCCTCGCCCTCCGCCTCCAGAGCGATGCCACCCGAGATCGACTCGTACAAAGCGCTCGGGACCGAGATCGCGCTCTATCCAAGACTGCCAATGGGGAGCTACCACTTCCTGTCGCAGATCTCCCTGACGAAGATGGTGCTACAATACCTTCGGCTGGCCTGGATCCCTCCAGGGTCATCGTGATCCACCCCGGCAGTCAAAATCTTCGAATAGGCTTTGCGAGCGACGCCCTCCCCAAGACAATTCCGATGACACTAGCGACCAAGTTCCCTCAGACCGAGTCCGAGATGTACGAGGCCCTACCACGACGACAATTCGAGGCCAAGACACCCGATCAACAATATGGTGAAGAGTGGTCAAAGAAATACAACAAGATGTGCAATGACCTCAAGGTCGAGATGCGAGCCAATAAGCGCAAAGTCTTGCCCAACTCGAAGGAACTTGTTCAGACTTTCAACCGCCGTACGGAACCCGAAGTTATTCAGAAGCACAATGACCCCCTTGAGATCGAATGGACTGATATTGAAACGCTTGATGACCCCGACTCATTAGCTTCATGCTTTATTGGACACCAAGCAGAGCGTGTTCCCGACGACTCGAATCCCAAATTCAAGCTTTGGTGGCCTATACAACATGGACAGTGGAATGAAGATGGGTACACAAGCCAGGAGCATATGTATGATGATTTTGAAACATTACTCGATAAGGCATTGAGGCAAGAGCTTGGACTGAAGACAAACAGCGAATGGCAACAGTACAGCTGCGTTTTTGTCATTCCCGACTTATACGATAAGAAATACGTGGAGCAAATCCTGCGGTCGTGCATGACCTGGTTCGAATTCTCCAGGGTGTGTTTTGTCCAGGAAGGAATGGCTGCAACTTTTGGTGCCGGGTACACACAAGCCTGTGTCGTCGATGTGGGAGCTCAGAAGACGGCTGTCACCTGTGTGGAAGACGGTCTTGTCATCGAGGATTCAAGGATCAACCTGAAATATGGAGGCTACGATATCACGGATACATTCCTCAAAATGATGCTTTACGACAACTTTCCTTACCAGGACATGAACCTACGACGGCGATATGATTTCCTTCTGGCTGAAGAGCTGAAGATTAAGCACTGCACCATGTCGCAAGCAGATATCTCTGTCCAActcttcaacttccatgTCCGGGCTCCTAACCAACCAACGCGGAAATACGCTTTCAAGACATACGATGAGGTCATCCTGGCTCCGATGGGAGTGTATGACCCAGCCATCTTTGACAACAGCGCCAAGCTAAGAGGACGTCGTAAGCTGGTTGAGAGATCTTACAACGCCTACGACGTTGATATTCCAGACGATCCAACCTCTGCCGCCCAATTAGCTATTCTAGCACTTGTCCAACCTTCGATAACGTCCAACGCAAATGGCTTCACACTGTCACAGCCAGATATCTCAACTCCTATCAAAGAGAACAAACAATTCAACTTCCTTGGAGCAAAGGAGAGCATGACCAACGGAACACCCATGGGCTCTCATGCCGGATCCCCTGCACCGGAGGGCGCTAACACGCCGCTTCCATATGTCTTTGGCAAGGACAGGGAGGGTGTGAATGGAGGTAGCCCAGCGCCCAATGGTTCTCGTGCTGGAGGCACTCCTAATCCCGGACAAACACAACCACCAGCTGGCATGTTTGTCGACGCTGCTGCCCGAACCGCCAAATCCATGGCCGCTGAGCGAGACGCCGTGTTACCGGTCGCTCCTCTCGACATTGCCATTCTCACAAGTATTCAGAACGCCGCTAAGggcgatgagaagaagctgcgaGACTTACTTGGAAGCATCATGGTtattggtggtggtgccaaGATTCCTCACTTTACGGTTGTcctggaggagaagatcaaggcccGACGACCCGAACTCAGCGATCGGATCCTCGTGAGTCGAAGCGCGAGAGACATGGACGAACAAGTTGTCACCTGGAAGGGTGCCAGTGTGTTTGCTAAGTTGTCGACCAACGACTCATGGATTACACCTTTCGAATTCGAGAGGCTAGGTGCCAGGACTCTTCACCACAAGGTGCTCTGGGCCTGGTAA